Within the Planctomycetia bacterium genome, the region AGACGGCGAGGTTCACTTGGCACCAGCCTTCTTCTTGCCGGTCGGGGCGGCCACCCCGACCTTTTTGATCTTGTTCGTCTGCATCACGGTCACGAACGTGCCGTTGGCACCGGGGACGGCACCGCGAACGAGCAGCAGGTTCCGCTCCTTGTCGATCCCGACGACCTTCAGATTGCGCATCGTGGACCGCTCGTTTCCGTAGCGGCCGGCCATTCGCTTCCCCTTGAACACGCGGGCGGGGGAGGTGTTCATACTCGTGCCACCCTGGTGACGGTGCACCTTTTTCACGCCATGGCTGGCACGCTGTCCCTTGAAGCCGTGCCGCTTCATCACGCCGGCGGTGCCGCGCCCCTTGGTCGTGCCGGTGACATCGACGCAAGCCACGCCCTCGAACACGTCCACCGTGAGCACCT harbors:
- the rplC gene encoding 50S ribosomal protein L3 — protein: MAGNTIAGSDKQSAGRKALLGRKVGMTQIFAADGEVVPVTVIEAGPCPVTLVRTPDRDGYAAIQVGFLDKPRRLVSRSVRGQVAQLDGRRAKARAGAAAPKAGCEPKRFVREFRGVYDSAEVGQVLTVDVFEGVACVDVTGTTKGRGTAGVMKRHGFKGQRASHGVKKVHRHQGGTSMNTSPARVFKGKRMAGRYGNERSTMRNLKVVGIDKERNLLLVRGAVPGANGTFVTVMQTNKIKKVGVAAPTGKKKAGAK